From the genome of Mastomys coucha isolate ucsf_1 unplaced genomic scaffold, UCSF_Mcou_1 pScaffold6, whole genome shotgun sequence, one region includes:
- the Tmx1 gene encoding thioredoxin-related transmembrane protein 1 isoform X2, whose product MAHLERLLVPLAALVLLLWTVPGAHGRRSNVLVLTDENWTSLQEGEWMIEFYAPWCPACKNLQPEWESFAEWGEDLEVKVAKVDVTEHTGLSGRFIITALPSIYHCKDGEFRRYMGPRTKKDFINFISEKEWKNIEPISSWFGPSSILMTAMSALFQLSVYVRTGHSYFVHELGLPAWGSYLVFAFATVLSGLLLGLSMVFIADCLCPSKRRKPQQLSTTVTRIFSTSEKSGGRTRG is encoded by the exons ATGGCGCATTTGGAGCGTCTCTTGGTTCCCCTGGCAGCTCTGGTCCTGTTGCTCTGGACCGTCCCTGGGGCCCACGGACGGCGGAGCAACGTGCTCGTCCTCACCGATGAGAACTGGACCTCGTTGCAGGAAGGAGAGTGGATGATAGAATT TTATGCTCCTTGGTGCCCTGCTTGTAAGAATCTTCAGCCAGAATGGGAAAGCTTTGCTGAGTGGGGAGAAGACCTTGAGGTTAAAGTTGCAAAAGTGGATGTCACAGAGCATACAG GACTGAGTGGACGGTTTATCATAACTGCTCTTCCTTCTATTTATCA TTGTAAAGATGGTGAATTTAGGCGCTATATGGGCCCAAGGACTAAGAAGGACTTCATAAACTTCATAAGTGAGAAAGAGTGGAAGAATATTGAACCTATATCATCATGGTTTGGTCCAAGTTCTATTCT GATGACTGCTATGTCAGCACTTTTTCAGCTCTCGGTGTACGTCAGG ACTGGCCACAGCTATTTTGTTCATGAACTTGGACTACCAGCGTGGGGCTCAtacttggtttttgcttttgccACAGTGCTCTCAGGACTGCTGCTGGGACTT AGTATGGTATTTATAGCAGATTGCCTTTGCCCTTCCAAAAGACGCAAACCACAACAACTGTCTACAA CTGTCACCAGAATTTTCTCAACCTCTGAAAAAAgtggaggaagaacaagaggcTGA
- the Tmx1 gene encoding thioredoxin-related transmembrane protein 1 isoform X1, with translation MAHLERLLVPLAALVLLLWTVPGAHGRRSNVLVLTDENWTSLQEGEWMIEFYAPWCPACKNLQPEWESFAEWGEDLEVKVAKVDVTEHTGLSGRFIITALPSIYHCKDGEFRRYMGPRTKKDFINFISEKEWKNIEPISSWFGPSSILMTAMSALFQLSVYVRTGHSYFVHELGLPAWGSYLVFAFATVLSGLLLGLSMVFIADCLCPSKRRKPQQLSTKKLSPEFSQPLKKVEEEQEADEEDVSEEETEKKEEASKDTSQSGPRQRCVGPSSATDKS, from the exons ATGGCGCATTTGGAGCGTCTCTTGGTTCCCCTGGCAGCTCTGGTCCTGTTGCTCTGGACCGTCCCTGGGGCCCACGGACGGCGGAGCAACGTGCTCGTCCTCACCGATGAGAACTGGACCTCGTTGCAGGAAGGAGAGTGGATGATAGAATT TTATGCTCCTTGGTGCCCTGCTTGTAAGAATCTTCAGCCAGAATGGGAAAGCTTTGCTGAGTGGGGAGAAGACCTTGAGGTTAAAGTTGCAAAAGTGGATGTCACAGAGCATACAG GACTGAGTGGACGGTTTATCATAACTGCTCTTCCTTCTATTTATCA TTGTAAAGATGGTGAATTTAGGCGCTATATGGGCCCAAGGACTAAGAAGGACTTCATAAACTTCATAAGTGAGAAAGAGTGGAAGAATATTGAACCTATATCATCATGGTTTGGTCCAAGTTCTATTCT GATGACTGCTATGTCAGCACTTTTTCAGCTCTCGGTGTACGTCAGG ACTGGCCACAGCTATTTTGTTCATGAACTTGGACTACCAGCGTGGGGCTCAtacttggtttttgcttttgccACAGTGCTCTCAGGACTGCTGCTGGGACTT AGTATGGTATTTATAGCAGATTGCCTTTGCCCTTCCAAAAGACGCAAACCACAACAACTGTCTACAA AAAAGCTGTCACCAGAATTTTCTCAACCTCTGAAAAAAgtggaggaagaacaagaggcTGATGAAGAAGATGtttcagaagaggagacagaaaagaaagaggaagcaagcAAAGACACTTCTCAGAGTGGCCCAAGACAGCGCTGTGTGGGCCCGTCCTCAGCCACAGACAAATCCTAA